The following are encoded together in the Prionailurus viverrinus isolate Anna chromosome B3, UM_Priviv_1.0, whole genome shotgun sequence genome:
- the RTRAF gene encoding RNA transcription, translation and transport factor protein isoform X2, protein MFRRKLTALDYHNPAGFNCKDETEFRNFIVWLEDQKIRHYKIEDRGNLRNIHSSDWPKFFEKYLRDVNCPFKIQDRQEAIDWLLGLAVRLEYGDNAEKYKDLVPDNTKNADNAAKNAEPLINLDVNNPDFKAGVMALANLLQIQRHDDYLVMLKAIRILVQERLTQDAVAKANQTREGLPVALDKHILGFDTGVFLIK, encoded by the exons ATGTTCCGACGCAAGCTGACGGCCCTCGACTACCACAACCCGGCTGGCTTCAACTGCAAAG atgaaacagaatttagaaactTTATTGTTTGGCTTGAAGACCAGAAAATCAGGCACTACAAGATTGAAGACAGAGGTAATTTAAGGAACATCCACAGCAGTGACTGGCCCaagttctttgaaaag taTCTCAGAGATGTTAACTGTCCTTTCAAGATTCAAGATCGACAAGAAGCAATTGACTGGCTTCTTGGCTTAGCTGTTAGACTTGAATATGGAGATAATG CTGAAAAATACAAGGACCTGGTACCTGATAATACAAAAAATGCTGACAATGCAGCTAAAAATGCAGAGCCATTGATCAATTTGGATG tAAATAATCCAGATTTTAAGGCTGGTGTAATGGCTTTGGCTAACCTTCTTCAGATTCAGCGTCATGATGATTACCTGGTTATGCTTAAG GCAATTCGCATTTTGGTTCAGGAGCGCCTGACTCAGGATGCAGTTGCTAAAGCAAATCAAACAAGAGAG GGCTTACCTGTTGCTTTAGACAAACACATTCTTGGTTTTGACACAGGAG TGTTTCTTATAAAATAG
- the RTRAF gene encoding RNA transcription, translation and transport factor protein isoform X1, translated as MFRRKLTALDYHNPAGFNCKDETEFRNFIVWLEDQKIRHYKIEDRGNLRNIHSSDWPKFFEKYLRDVNCPFKIQDRQEAIDWLLGLAVRLEYGDNAEKYKDLVPDNTKNADNAAKNAEPLINLDVNNPDFKAGVMALANLLQIQRHDDYLVMLKAIRILVQERLTQDAVAKANQTREGLPVALDKHILGFDTGDAVLNEAAQILRLLHIEELRELQTKINEAIVAVQAIIADPKTDHRLGKVGR; from the exons ATGTTCCGACGCAAGCTGACGGCCCTCGACTACCACAACCCGGCTGGCTTCAACTGCAAAG atgaaacagaatttagaaactTTATTGTTTGGCTTGAAGACCAGAAAATCAGGCACTACAAGATTGAAGACAGAGGTAATTTAAGGAACATCCACAGCAGTGACTGGCCCaagttctttgaaaag taTCTCAGAGATGTTAACTGTCCTTTCAAGATTCAAGATCGACAAGAAGCAATTGACTGGCTTCTTGGCTTAGCTGTTAGACTTGAATATGGAGATAATG CTGAAAAATACAAGGACCTGGTACCTGATAATACAAAAAATGCTGACAATGCAGCTAAAAATGCAGAGCCATTGATCAATTTGGATG tAAATAATCCAGATTTTAAGGCTGGTGTAATGGCTTTGGCTAACCTTCTTCAGATTCAGCGTCATGATGATTACCTGGTTATGCTTAAG GCAATTCGCATTTTGGTTCAGGAGCGCCTGACTCAGGATGCAGTTGCTAAAGCAAATCAAACAAGAGAG GGCTTACCTGTTGCTTTAGACAAACACATTCTTGGTTTTGACACAGGAG ATGCAGTTCTTAATGAAGCTGCTCAAATTCTGCGATTGCTGCATATAGAAGAGCTCAGAGAGCTACAGACAAAAATTAATGAAGCCATAGTAGCTGTTCAGGCAATTATTGCTGATCCAAAGACAGACCACAGACTGGGGAAAGTTGGAAGATGA